The genomic window aatcattgttatttctttatatataactgaccaaaaaattatatatatgtgaaccaactatttttttttttctctgctATCCATCTTGATTGAGAGATaaacatattatattaaaaaatttaaattaatatttaatataaatagtatACAATGAACCTACAATCTTCTGGAAACTACAGACATTTTAAATCTGCAAACGTTCATGGGGCATTCAATGCCCTCCCAATCAATGTCCATAAAGacaaaactaaacaaataaaaaaagactaTAGGTAAAGTTAGGGGTTTATAAACTTTATAGAGAGAATGGTATGGGGACAAATCTAGGGAAGCAACAACATCCAATAGACTCATGGATATTGGTATATTTTGAATCTATAGATGTCTTCGAAAGACTTGGGCTCGaactaatatataaataaaaactaatatgtCGTACACATTATGGTGTTATTAACTttgagataaaaatatataagtaaaaatgaATGTTCTGTGCTCCACATGTGAGGTTTATGTACAGTATTACTGACTTTGTGATGTGATAATGCTGTACAAGTAATTATcccaaaatatttctttttacagggacataaatgaaaatttgcAGGCCCATTTAACTTGAGCCCATTTGAGCCCATGGCCACATATGGGACCCGCCACCAGCACTGGCCCCATTTGTTCATTTCTTCCATCTTTTTCCATCGCAGCCGCTTCGCTTCGAGCTTGACTCATGCTTATCTCTCTTGCTTGACCACCATCAGCGATCTCCATCTCTCTTGAAGGTAACCAGTTCGATCATTACTCATTGTTTTCTTCTAATGATTCTTCTATTTCGATTGTTTTCATTGATCTCATGCACTGtgcttttgttgtttgatttagaTGAGAGTTTAGGAGTCGATAGATAAGTGTTTTTGGAACTTTTATTGTGAAATTCCTTGATTTTCGGAGTTGAAGTAGTATTGGAATGATTCTAGGATGTGTTTTTCCAATTACGTTTTACTGCTTTATGAtgaatgatttttcttttttttcttttttggagaATATTCAGGAGATGAATAGTTGAAGTGATTCCATGTGTTTTCTTTCCGTAGTTTTCAACGAGTTCTtttgatacatatatatgtaaatatcaattgttaagtgaaagaaagtaaaaaaatttcatctttATGGCATCATGTTTTATGTGAATAAAATGAAGTTTCTTCTTTATAGTGCATCCTTTTTATGTGAAAAGAGTAAATATTTCATCTTTATAGCATCCTTTTCTTTGGGTGAAGAAAGTAAAAATTTCATCTTTATTAGCAGAAGAGGAAGAGATTTAGCCCCTTCTGTTCTTCCTATGTTCAATCCTTATGCATTTTTACTTTGCTAGACTAAGCCATGTTGATAAGCATAGTGGCTGTTctagcttttgtttttgtgtgtgtgtgtgtgttgatgTTCAAgtcaacataaaaaaatttagggttCTTATAGATTCAAttggttataatttttttctttcaaccaCTTCTACAATGATAATATGGTAAAACACTCTGTCTCTAATATGGCTTGTCCACATTTGTTTATTTCATGGCAAAGCTCTAAAGatgagccttttttttttttggctagcAGAGTTCTAATTAAGATTGATTTCAGGAAAAGAAAGGGCATTGGAATGGGGAGTATCAAGGAGGAAAAGTTTAGGTTTTGTATCGATAGAGGAGGAACTTTCACAGATATTTATGCTGAAGTCCCTGGTCAGTCAGATTGCCGTGTGATGAAACTCTTGTCAGTGGATCCAGCGAATTATGAAGATGCTCCGGTGGAAGGGATTCGAAGAATTCTAGAAGAATGCAGTGGTCAGAAGATCCCTCGATCTTCTAAGATCCCCACGGACAAGATTGAATGGATTCGCATGGGTACCACAGTTGCCACCAATGCTCTCCTTGAGAGGAAAGGTGAGAGAATTGCTCTTTGTGTGACTCAGGGGCTTCAGAGATTTGCTTCTAATCGGAAACCAAGCTCGCCCGAATATCTTTGATCTTACTGTTGCAAAACCTTCAAATCTATATGaggaggttatagaggttgatgAGAGGATTGAGCTTGTTCTTGATAAGGAAACTGAGTCATCTTCTTTGGTGGAAGGGATATCTGGGGAGTTTATCAGGGATGGCAAGGCCACTCGACAAAGAAGCATTAAAGCCTTTACTCAAAGGTTTGCTTGATAAAGGGATAAGTTGTTTGGCCGTTGTTCTGATGCATTCTTACACTTACCCTCACCATGAGATCTTGGTTGAGGAGCTTGCTTTGGGTATGGGCTTTAGGCATGTGTCTCTATCATCAGCTTTGACTCCAATGGTTCGTGCTGTGCCTCGTGGTCTAACAGCTAGTGTAGATGCATACCTGACACCAGTCATTAAGGAATATTTATCAGGGTTTATGTCCAAATTTGAGGGTGGGTCGGGAAAGGTGAATGTATTGTTTATGCAATCCGATGGAGGCCTTGCACCTGAACAGAGATTTTCCGGGCATAAGGCAGTCTTGTCAGGTCCTGCTGGAGGAGTTGTTGGTTACTCGCAAACACTTTTTGGGCTTGAAACAACGAAACCACTGATTGGTTTTGACATGGGTGGCACTTCCACGGATGTCAGTCGATATGATGGGAGCTATGAGCAAGTTCTTGAGACTCAAATTGCCGGTGCGATAATTCAAGCACCTCAGCTTGACATCAATACTGTTGCTGCTGGAGGAGGGTCAAGGCTAAAGTTCCAGTTTGGCTCTTTCCGTGTAGGCCCAGAATCTGTTGGGGCACATCCCGGTCCTGTTTGTTACAGAAAAGGAGGTGAATTAGCTGTGACAGATGCTAATTTGATACTTGGAACTGTCATACCAGACTACTTCCCATCCATCTTTGGCCCACATGAAGATCAGCCATTAGACCTTGAAGCTACAAGGAAAGCATTTGAAAAACTGTCGGGTGAGATTAATTCTTATAGAAAGAATCAGGATCCATCAGTAAAGGACATGTCGGTGGAGGAGATCGCTCTTGGATTTGTAAATGTTGCCAATGAAACCATGTGCCGTCCTATCCGACAGTTGACAGAAATGAAAGGTCATGAAACAAGAAACCATGCACTTGCGTGCTTTGGAGGAGCTGGCCCCCAGCATGCATGCTCCATTGCTAGATCTTTGGGCATGTCCGAAGTCTTAATCCATCGATATTGTGGGATACTAAGTGCATATGGCATGGGCTTGGCTGATGTTGTTGAAGAGGCACAAGAGCCGTATTATTCTGTTTATGATTTAGATTCTGTGCTTGAGGCGTCTCGCAGGGAGACTGCTCTGTCATTGCAAGTAAAAGAAAAACTGAGAGAGCAGGGTTTTAGAGACGAAAGCATTTTGACAGAGTCATATCTTAACTTGAGATACGAGGGTACTGACACCGCCATCATGGTGAAGCGACAGAAAGAAGGGCCGGAGAATGACTATGCTGCCGAGTTCTTGAAACTTTTCCAGCAAGAGTATGGCTTCAAACTACAGAACAGAAAGATCCTCATCTGTGATGTAAGAGTTCGAGGTATAGGGGTTACCAACATCTTGAAGCCTAAGGAACTACAACCAGCTTCAGGAAATCCTACACCTGAAGGCTTGTACAAGATTTACTTTCAAAATGGATGGCAAGAAACAGCTTTATTCAAGCTGGAGAATTTAGGTTACGGGCACACACTACAGGGCCCAGCGATCATCATGAATGGCAACAGTACTGTAATCATAGAACCAGACAGTAAATCATCAATCACAAAATATGGCAATATAAGAATTGAGATCGGTGCAGCCCAAAGCACTGTTAAAATCGCAGAGAGGGTTGCAGATGTGGTCCAGTTATCAATCTTTAACCATAGATTTATGGGCATTGCTGAACAGATGGGTCGTACACTTCAGAGAACCTCCATCTCAACAAATATAAAGGAGCGCCTCGATTTTTCTTGTGCTCTTTTTGGTCCAGATGGAGGACTTGTTGCTAATGCACCTCATGTTCCAGTTCATCTGGGTGCGATGTCTAGTACTGTCTGTTGGCAGTTGAACTACTGGGGTGATAATCTTAGTGAAGGAGATGTTCTAGTTACTAATCATCCGTGTTCAGGAGGTAGCCATCTTCCTGATATAACTGTCATCACACCAGTTTTCGACAACGGGCAGGTGGTGTTCTTTGTTGCTAGCCGAGGACATCATGCGGAGATCGGTGGGATAACTCCAGGAAGCATGCCGCCCTTTTCAAAGTCTATATGGGAAGAAGGTGCTGCAATTAAAGCATTCAAACTTGTAGAGAAAGGTGTCTTCCAAGAAGAAGGAATTATCAATCTGCTTCTGTCACCTCGTTCTGATGATTATTCATGTCCAAAGATTCCAGGAACCCGTAGGCTTCAAGACAATTTATCAGATCTCCATGCACAAGTGGCTGCAAACCAGAGGGGAATAATTCTCATCAAAGAACTCATCGAACAATACGGCCTAGAAACTGTCCAGTCCTACATGACCTACGTGCAAACAAATGCAGAAGAAGCTGTTAGGGAAATGCTCAAAGCAGTGTCATCTAATTTGGTGAAAGAGAAGAATTCTACAGTCATTGAGGAGGAAGATTACATGGATGATGGATCTCGGATCCATCTAAAACTAACCATTGACGGTGAAAAAGGTGAAGcgaattttgattttgaaggGACTAGTTCTGAAGTCTACGGGAACTGGAATGCACCGAAAGCAGTGACTGCTGCTGCAGTGATCTACTGCCTCCGTTGCTTAGTGAATGTCGACATCCCGCTAAATCAAGGTTGTTTAGCTCCCGTACAAATTCATATTCCTGAAGGTTCTTTCCTTTCGCCAAGCGACAAGGCTGCTGTAGTCGGTGGTAATGTGCTTACATCTCAGCGAGTCACCGATGTTGTTCTCACTGCATTTCAGGCGTGCGCTTGCTCGCAGGGCTGCATGAACAATCTGACATTCGGAGATGACACCTTTGGTTACTATGAAACCATTGGAGGTGGCAGTGGAGCTGGTCCGTGCTGGGATGGCACAAGCGGAGTCCAGTGTCATATGACAAATACAAGAATGACCGATCCTGAAATCTTTGAGCAGCGTTATCCAGTTATTCTGCACAGGTTTGGTTTACGTGAAAACAGCGGAGGTGTTGGCCTCCACAGAGGAGGTGATGGCCTTGTCAGAGAGATTGAGTTCCGGCGTCCTGTTGTGGTCAGCATTCTTTCAGAAAGGCGAGTTCATGCTCCAAGAGGATTGAACGGCGGAAACAATGGCGCCCGTGGGGCTAATTACCTGATTAGGAAAGACAAACGACAAGTTTATCTCGGCGGAAAGAATACCATTCTTGTGAATGCCGGTGAAATTCTTCAGATACTGACTCCAGGTGGTGGTGGCTATGGCTCTGCTTGTtaaacaccaagattgccatTTCTCAATCAGTAATAATTCCATCATTTTGTACCAGTTCATGCTTGTTACAACAGATAAACAGTGATGATGAAAATAAGTGTGATGcccatgtttttcattgttgatATGATTTATAGACCTCAGTTTGGGTAATCTTGAACATTTGTTCCAATGAAATTTACATTATCTTTTTCTGAGAAAATTATTGTAATTTGCTTTCAGTTTCAAAGAGAATTGGAAGCAATTGTATGAATTTTGTCACTTTATGAAAATGCTGCGTGGTGGacatgttgttattattatatgattataatGAACTCGTCTTTAACGAGTGATTTGGACTTCAGTTTTCTTATTAATCCATATGAATAAACACCATTTGTCATTATTGCCATTAAATGATTGTTTGGGATTTTAGCATATATATCCTTGGAAACATGGATAATTATTACATCGCATtaaaataagatttatttttatacactTATTTTAGcaatgacaataaaaaaaaaatagaaatggagatgatggtatatatatattaagtataGCTGGTAAATAATGTGAATAGTAATTTGACccattttatcaaatatatacataccCTCATATAATTGACATTGATTCAATATATCAttcaactattattattttttttataacacatgaaaatgatattcttaaaaaaaaaaattaagtttttggtGGAATCATATATACAATTATTTACTAGTagagtcatatatatatatatatatatatatatgacacgtGAACTGCTGAAGTGCTAATAAAGATTTGATTGAGTTGAttagtttttagatttttggtttttttataattgatgcatgtctaatagaaaataaagttgAACGATTGAGATTTGTTGAGTGATTGAACGATAATATCCCACTCTTTACTAtgctactatttataaatataaatgatgccatttattgtatcttgcacaccataaattttaaatttacggACATTCATAAatgatggatatatatataagttttaacCAACGGTCTCCCCTGGGGTTAGGGTGCTTATcgtctttttcaaaaaaaaattaaaattaggtgATATTTTGGCAAATAACTTTTATAAAGCACCACTaacataataaaagtattttatttgaaaaatcagaatagtcacatttattaaaacttctctaattaattttataattaaatgacCTCATAAGATTATCACGTCCGTCCATGAACCACGTCACGGACGGTCACGATTTCCTCAATGAGTCAACACAAAACTCTCTCAATTCTTATCGTTCCACTCTAATTGCATTTCTCATGtataaataaaaccctaaaaaccctgGAATTTCCCAAAATTTCTcacaaatttgagatttttttctctcaataaAGGTAAGAATTCTTCGGATTTTTCATCCACATCGGTGAATTGGGAATTCGAGATCTCGATTTGGTACTGTCGTTAGCCTGGCGTTTTCATTATTCGATCCACCATCCGGTTGTTTTCGTGTTTTCTAAGCATTAGtccctttctttttcaattcgctttttcttttcatttgatttggGATTTATTATATGTCGTTTGGTTTGATCGGTTGGTGCGAGGTCTATATAAGGTTGAATGGATCTATAGTGTTTTTGTGAGCTTTTGAGgttgttgtttgattgatttgagCTGTGGAAAtaaggtttttaatttttttctttctttttttttctagatttttgtttttggttgtgAAAATGCTGTTTTTGTTGATTTAAGTGTTAGGAAATTGTTTTTTCAGTTTGTAGTTTTGGGTTATTTCGGTTGATTTTAAGTGTTaggaaattgtttttttttgttaatttagttttctggttttcgatttttttcttttaaattttctgTATGTTTTTGTTGAGATCTGTGTGATTTTTGTTACTAGTTTGAGATCAAGAGCAATGGCGAAGGAATCTACCAATGGGGACAATCACTCTGTGACTAAGCCTCCTCCAACTCCTTCCCCTCTACGATTTTCCAAGTTTTTTCAGGTATACTTCGAGTTACTGGGAATCAGATCACCATTGCCCTTTGGTATCTTTGAATCCACTGATTTAGAAGTTAAAAGATTAGATCTCTCATCTGATTCATTAGAAAaggcatcattttttttatgagaatttttcattttaatttcacTGAATGGCAGTCAAATATGCGAATCTTGGTGACTGGGGGTGCTGGCTTCATTGGATCTCATCTGGTTGACAAATTGATGgagaatgagaagaatgagGTACTCTTCTCTGATGGTTTCTTTgagttttcttataattttagaattatttaatttactaaCTTCTAGAGATGCACTTTATGCTATAATCTCAGAGATTTAGATTTCATAGTCTTTTGAGGTCTGACCCCACATGCATATGGTCCATTCGGAAAAGTCTtgagctttttttctttttctttttctttttttccattttgcTCTATCAAAAGAAATGCTGTCATAAAATTTAATCATGCACAAATAACATTTAATCCTCCATTGTGTATGCAAAACGTCTGCCATTCCTCTTGTGATTTTCAATTGATCATGTGGTTTATATCACAAACTGCTGACTGTTATCACTGGCTTAACTTTGGTTTTATTACACTTATTGgaaataagaattattttttcTGATGTGAACACTTATCATAGAATGTTCCTACTTTATTTAGTGATCACACTAATGGTCGTTGTTATTTCTTCTACACAGGTTATTGTTGCTGATAACTTTTTCACTGGGTCAAAGGACAACCTTAGGAAATGGATTGGCCATCCAAGATTTGAGCTCATCCGACATGGTACTGTTATGTTACCATTTCAAGCTTAATACCTCCCATTTTTAAAACTTCCATCAGAATATGAATATGGATAAAATTACAAGATTGAAGCACTTTTTCTGGTATTTTTTCCTTACTGTTTAATGTGTTTAATTCTCAATGTCAATCTATGTGCCCTTGTAGATGTCACTGAACCCTTGCTAGTTGAGGTTGATCAGATCTATCATCTTGCTTGCCCTGCATCTCcaattttttacaaatacaaTCCTGTGAAGGTATGCCTATTTGCATGACTGCATCAAATGAGGAGCAAAGTTACATTTTTGGAACAATAGGAATATTACTGAGTTCATGAAgcatttttttgtgacaaattcTCTACAATTCTACCATCAGAAGCATATTTTTAGAACAGGGAACAGGGACAAATGAAAGTAATATACTCAATTCAAGGCACTCTGGCAGTGTACCAAGCAAATAGTATCTTCATATGGTCTTTCTGTTGCCTAACTGTTGTTATAATAATCTTGATTGCTGCCATGGACTCTACTTTCATGCTTAACCCTTTAATTTGGAGCCCCACtgttttaaatttgaaactttACTCTCATGCTTAACTTTCCACATCGAGGAGGGTGAACAACATGGAGTTCTATCAGCCTTGAGATTTCTGAGGAAACTCTTTTATCACCTGTTGCATCTGGTGTCTTTTTTACCGTTTGTTGTGGTTCTTTATAGTTGGTGTTTTGTGTTATGAGCATAGTTGTTCTCAATCTTAGTTTTTTGCATGCATGTTTTTTGGgccaatataaatttattaaacttcaaAAGGAATGACTGGCTTTAAATTGATGCATGACAGACAATAAAGACAAATGTCATCGGCACCTTGAACATGCTGGGTCTTGCAAAGCGTGTTGGAGCTAGGTAAAATTAGATGCATATTGTGTTGTTTGATACTTGTTCATTTATGAAACAAAATAGCTGCTGATTCTCCTGCATAATTTGCTCATAGGATCTTGTTGACGTCAACTTCTGAGGTTTATGGTGATCCTCTTGAGCATCCCCAAAAGGAGGAGTACTGGGGAAATGTTAACCCAATTGGTATGTTTTCATCACTCATTCAAATTATTTCCGCTACTTGATTTGATTATCATCCCAATCTCTGCCTTGTGATACTCCACTTTAGTTTTCTGCTTCACTAATCATTCCTTGAGTGTGAGAATATATAGTAGTAGCTCTTTAATGGAAATGCAAGTCCTCCCCTTGATGTCTGAGGATACAAGTGTGCCAGTTTCAAATTTTAAGATGTTTAACACCAGGATTTTTTTTCCTACAGGAGTCAGGAGCTGCTATGATGAGGGAAAACGTGTGGCAGAAACTTTGATGTTTGATTACCACAGGCAACATGGCATAGGTTAAAACTCATCCTGCTCTTAGCACAAAAGTTGCTCTATATTATATGCTAAAAAATTGTTCTTTGTTGTGGATTTTATATTTCTGGTTGAAGAAATCCGAATTGCTAGAATTTTCAATACTTATGGACCAAGAATGAACATTGACGATGGCCGTGTTGTCAGCAACTTTATTGCTCAAGCAATCAGGTTAATTCTACTGTTCAATCttccaaaatttaattatgtgttTGTTCTTACAAGTTCTACTTTCTCATATCATCTAATaattctttatttaaattttggttgATATAGGGGTGAAACACTAACCGTTCAAGCTCCGGGAACACAAACTCGTAGTTTCTGTTATGTTTCTGACATGGTATCGATAGTCATTTAACTCATTCCCTTTGttacataatttaaaagatCCATTATATGAGTGCAATTTGATCGGAAAACTGAATGTATGATTTACATTCTCAACTATCTCAGGTGAATGGCCTAATCCGGCTGATGGAAGGAGAAAGCACAGGTCCCATTAACATAGGAAATCCAGGTAAATTTTCATCGATCTTTCTCCCTGATTGAATTTAAATGTGCATTAGCTGAATGATACTCTTTGTCGGGTGCAGGTGAATTCACAATGATGGAGCTTGCCGAGACTGTGAAGGAGGTGGGTCTTTAATCATCTTCTAAAAATCACTTTTACCTGTGATTGCCATTGAATTTTTTGTGTTCTTAAAAGAGATCAGTAACATGAGGTTTGAAATGCAGCTGATTAATCCGTCCGTGAGTGTGACAATAGTCGAGAACACACCAGACGATCCGAGGCAAAGGAAGCCGGATATCACAAAAGCGAAGGAGTTGCTCGGATGGGAGCCGAAGGTTAAACTGAGAGACGGCCTGCCTCTCATGGAAGAGGATTTCCGTCACAGGCTCGGCGTGCCGAAGAATGCTTGAATCCAATCATCCAAGTTCCTTCCAGTTCTATAAATGTCATCATTTGATCATCTTTAGAATAAATGCTTGGATATCATCcctcatttcttttttgttttttttttccccttcaaaTTTTCTGATTGAATTTATCATCCTATCCAAAATTATGAAGAAgagatttatttctttgttttggctTCTTGGTTGGTGGTGTGTTAAGGATATAATACATTGAGaaaaatggttttgtttttcaGGTTGGTTTTAATCAAGTTTGTTGTTTTGGAAGGTGGTTCATGAtcctgtttttcttttctctcaacTCAAAAATGTATTTTTCAGGGTCCAAAACGCAtaaaatctttgtttaatttaaagtaCCAAAAAGACCCctcaaaaaagagaagaatttttttcaaaaaaagtgaCTTAGTTATTTAAATGGTACATTAAAAGTCACAATTCAATTccaatttttttggaattaacaagattttctttaattaacgtaaataagtaaataaaataactacccaaactaaatatatatatgtaataataaatattttattttactatttctaatccctaattttatattttatattaattataaataaaattacttagATGCTTCAAACTATGGGAAGGTTATTTTAGTCATTTCACGGTTCTCTATGTCGGACACGTGTCGCCATGTATGTACGCATTTCGCCAGCTGTGGGTTGCCACCTTTTTCGTCTCAAATCCTCATCTCCGGGCCTCCGGcgatctagggttagggttccgTTCTCCTTCTCGTTCTCTCTTTCAAATGCTCTTGCCGCTGGGCCGCGCGAAGAATGCAGCGAGAATCGGCGTACCTCACCGCGCTCACACAGGAGATCGAGAGGAAGCTGCAAAAGGTTTCGTCTTGGATTTTTggtctttttttgttcttctttttcctctttgatTTTCTGGTATTGGGctgttgatttgggtttggggGAGTAGTTCGTTGATAGGGTCTCTatcattgatttgttttttttcttcttttctttctggTTATCTAGGCGTTGAACTCGCAATCGCAGCGGCTTGAATTGCTGCAGCAATTGTTTGCTGATATAGCCTTAGAGATTGATGATAGAGCTCGAGGTATGAATTGGATTTCTATGAATACGCAAACTCTGGGTTTGAGCCCTTGATGGCTGATTTCtcttacttttatatatatatatatatattatttttttgggaaaaattcGAATGAATGAGTTTTAATAATAGCGAGACATTGAGTTGTGTGGTTTGTATTGCTCGTCCCGAGTGTTCAATGAAAATTTGTGAGAAATTAggtttttttcttggtttgacATTATCATGTTCTCTAAATGTATATAGACAAGACCTAGACCAAATAAAAGTAttgtgaaatttttaatttatattgcgTCTCATTCATACTCAGCAGattatggtttttctttttataggaAAGCTGGGGGTTTCTGATGAATGTAATTACAAGCAGATATAATCCTCAGaagagatgaagataaaattg from Dioscorea cayenensis subsp. rotundata cultivar TDr96_F1 chromosome 9, TDr96_F1_v2_PseudoChromosome.rev07_lg8_w22 25.fasta, whole genome shotgun sequence includes these protein-coding regions:
- the LOC120269128 gene encoding UDP-glucuronic acid decarboxylase 6, giving the protein MAKESTNGDNHSVTKPPPTPSPLRFSKFFQSNMRILVTGGAGFIGSHLVDKLMENEKNEVIVADNFFTGSKDNLRKWIGHPRFELIRHDVTEPLLVEVDQIYHLACPASPIFYKYNPVKTIKTNVIGTLNMLGLAKRVGARILLTSTSEVYGDPLEHPQKEEYWGNVNPIGVRSCYDEGKRVAETLMFDYHRQHGIEIRIARIFNTYGPRMNIDDGRVVSNFIAQAIRGETLTVQAPGTQTRSFCYVSDMVNGLIRLMEGESTGPINIGNPGEFTMMELAETVKELINPSVSVTIVENTPDDPRQRKPDITKAKELLGWEPKVKLRDGLPLMEEDFRHRLGVPKNA
- the LOC120268821 gene encoding LOW QUALITY PROTEIN: 5-oxoprolinase (The sequence of the model RefSeq protein was modified relative to this genomic sequence to represent the inferred CDS: deleted 2 bases in 2 codons); this translates as MGSIKEEKFRFCIDRGGTFTDIYAEVPGQSDCRVMKLLSVDPANYEDAPVEGIRRILEECSGQKIPRSSKIPTDKIEWIRMGTTVATNALLERKGERIALCVTRGFRDLLLIGNQARPNIFDLTVAKPSNLYEEVIEVDERIELVLDKETESSSLVEGISGEFIRMARPLDKEALKPLLKGLLDKGISCLAVVLMHSYTYPHHEILVEELALGMGFRHVSLSSALTPMVRAVPRGLTASVDAYLTPVIKEYLSGFMSKFEGGSGKVNVLFMQSDGGLAPEQRFSGHKAVLSGPAGGVVGYSQTLFGLETTKPLIGFDMGGTSTDVSRYDGSYEQVLETQIAGAIIQAPQLDINTVAAGGGSRLKFQFGSFRVGPESVGAHPGPVCYRKGGELAVTDANLILGTVIPDYFPSIFGPHEDQPLDLEATRKAFEKLSGEINSYRKNQDPSVKDMSVEEIALGFVNVANETMCRPIRQLTEMKGHETRNHALACFGGAGPQHACSIARSLGMSEVLIHRYCGILSAYGMGLADVVEEAQEPYYSVYDLDSVLEASRRETALSLQVKEKLREQGFRDESILTESYLNLRYEGTDTAIMVKRQKEGPENDYAAEFLKLFQQEYGFKLQNRKILICDVRVRGIGVTNILKPKELQPASGNPTPEGLYKIYFQNGWQETALFKLENLGYGHTLQGPAIIMNGNSTVIIEPDSKSSITKYGNIRIEIGAAQSTVKIAERVADVVQLSIFNHRFMGIAEQMGRTLQRTSISTNIKERLDFSCALFGPDGGLVANAPHVPVHLGAMSSTVCWQLNYWGDNLSEGDVLVTNHPCSGGSHLPDITVITPVFDNGQVVFFVASRGHHAEIGGITPGSMPPFSKSIWEEGAAIKAFKLVEKGVFQEEGIINLLLSPRSDDYSCPKIPGTRRLQDNLSDLHAQVAANQRGIILIKELIEQYGLETVQSYMTYVQTNAEEAVREMLKAVSSNLVKEKNSTVIEEEDYMDDGSRIHLKLTIDGEKGEANFDFEGTSSEVYGNWNAPKAVTAAAVIYCLRCLVNVDIPLNQGCLAPVQIHIPEGSFLSPSDKAAVVGGNVLTSQRVTDVVLTAFQACACSQGCMNNLTFGDDTFGYYETIGGGSGAGPCWDGTSGVQCHMTNTRMTDPEIFEQRYPVILHRFGLRENSGGVGLHRGGDGLVREIEFRRPVVVSILSERRVHAPRGLNGGNNGARGANYLIRKDKRQVYLGGKNTILVNAGEILQILTPGGGGYGSAC